The following are encoded together in the Proteiniphilum saccharofermentans genome:
- a CDS encoding SusC/RagA family TonB-linked outer membrane protein, which yields MRQVFLSVMKGILSALIWAFSVCMFAQTVTVSGTITDVKGELLVGVSVRIQGTGTGTVTGTDGRFILSNVDPEAVLEVSYIGMETQTIPINGRSNIDVVLEEDIETLEEVVVVGYGTMKKVNLTGSVSSIRYDKSLENRPITNASQALSGKIPGVWVSQNSGSPGSDGATIRIRGYGTLNNTDPLILIDGIEGQIAEINPNDIESITVLKDAASAAIYGSRAANGVILIETKKGAGEERISLNYNGYVGVSQLGRRYNLISDSYEYMQMWNAANISSGGEALFPDDVLEAFRTGNDPYKYPSTNYFDEVFRSAITTQHNLSAQLSSNLSNTYLSVNYLKQEGIVKNTDSHRYGITVNNNLKINDKIDIGTKLIYTRKISSQPYDGISRVIYMMANGHPFSTPYLEDGKTFGGTMALYQSGARAGQPIVDTRNPFPDLYNGENTYTNNFVKANFSATYKITGYLNLTAQYNGQYNNNTRDRYNELHYCYTDLDLNNQTKPLDFPSTINLYRGVTDNFYSTFFTNLNFNRQFNTIHEISGVLGFQTESLERKTTEAQKSDPPKEDGLHQVSAGTSNPIANGNKNLWRMLSYFGRVNYALFSKYLFEANLRADASSRFAKENRWGYFPSFSAAWRLSEEPFMKKWEVFDNLKLRASWGKLGNQNIGSSSNSDYFPYLTFITQNYGTSYNFGNQLAPGAAVTALVDQNITWETTTTTDIGVDMGFLNNRLTIESDLFIKNTSGIIVQLPISSVMGGLTAPFENVGEMSNKGFEIIVGWNDRIPEYDLSYNIGANLTYVKNRVTKFREGAPDQLYLIREGFSYKTLYGFIQEGVYQSDEEAASHMKNNGYIPVAGDLKYKDFNNDGRLDYQDKREIGNTIPKFVYGISGNLTWRNFDLNFLFSGIAGVTGYFQNAWTQPLGISGGTVTERWRDAWTEENPSPVTPRIVINDTWNRQESSFWTTNMSWFKLKNLQLGYNLPTHISKRLSLQNLYVYVNGTDLFTLVSNKYEGFDPERDTFTDGYGHYPIPTIYSLGLNINF from the coding sequence ATGAGACAAGTATTTTTAAGTGTAATGAAAGGAATTTTGTCCGCGCTTATATGGGCATTTTCCGTATGTATGTTCGCCCAGACCGTTACGGTCAGCGGAACGATTACTGACGTGAAAGGGGAATTATTGGTAGGGGTATCTGTCAGGATACAGGGTACGGGCACAGGTACCGTCACGGGTACGGATGGCCGCTTTATTTTGTCGAATGTCGATCCGGAGGCGGTACTGGAGGTATCCTATATAGGGATGGAAACACAAACCATTCCCATCAATGGGCGGAGCAACATAGATGTGGTGCTGGAGGAAGACATAGAGACTTTGGAAGAGGTCGTTGTAGTGGGCTACGGGACGATGAAAAAAGTGAATCTCACCGGCTCAGTCTCTTCCATACGGTATGACAAAAGTTTAGAGAACAGGCCCATTACGAATGCATCTCAGGCCTTATCAGGAAAAATACCCGGCGTATGGGTAAGCCAGAATTCAGGTTCGCCGGGAAGTGACGGAGCTACCATCAGAATCAGGGGTTACGGCACCCTGAATAATACAGACCCTCTCATACTCATCGATGGAATTGAGGGGCAAATTGCAGAAATCAACCCGAATGATATTGAAAGTATCACTGTACTGAAGGATGCCGCATCCGCGGCCATATATGGTTCACGCGCCGCAAACGGGGTAATACTCATTGAAACAAAGAAAGGTGCAGGAGAAGAAAGGATCTCACTTAACTATAATGGATACGTGGGTGTTTCCCAACTGGGAAGGAGGTACAACCTGATTTCCGACAGTTACGAGTATATGCAAATGTGGAATGCGGCAAACATAAGCAGCGGCGGGGAAGCGCTATTTCCGGATGATGTATTGGAGGCTTTCAGGACAGGTAATGATCCGTACAAATATCCCAGTACCAATTATTTCGATGAAGTATTCAGGAGTGCCATCACCACACAGCATAACTTATCGGCTCAATTGTCAAGTAATTTATCCAATACATATCTGTCTGTAAATTATTTAAAACAGGAAGGCATTGTTAAAAACACCGATTCCCACAGGTACGGCATTACAGTGAACAACAACCTGAAGATCAACGACAAGATAGACATAGGAACAAAGCTTATTTATACGCGAAAGATTTCAAGCCAACCTTATGACGGGATCAGCAGGGTAATTTATATGATGGCCAACGGGCATCCCTTCTCAACGCCTTATTTAGAAGACGGAAAGACGTTCGGAGGCACTATGGCCCTTTACCAATCGGGTGCCAGGGCCGGACAACCCATAGTAGATACCCGGAACCCGTTTCCTGATCTATACAACGGTGAAAATACCTACACCAACAATTTTGTCAAAGCCAATTTTTCAGCCACATATAAAATTACCGGTTACCTGAACTTAACGGCTCAATACAACGGGCAGTATAACAATAATACCCGGGACAGGTATAACGAACTTCATTATTGCTATACAGACCTGGATCTGAACAATCAGACAAAACCCCTTGACTTTCCGTCCACAATAAACCTATACAGAGGGGTAACCGATAATTTTTATTCCACATTCTTTACCAATTTGAATTTTAACCGCCAATTCAATACCATTCACGAGATATCGGGCGTATTGGGATTTCAAACGGAAAGCCTGGAGAGAAAAACAACAGAAGCCCAAAAATCGGATCCCCCCAAAGAGGATGGTTTGCACCAGGTAAGTGCAGGTACATCAAATCCAATTGCGAACGGGAACAAAAACCTGTGGAGAATGCTCTCCTATTTTGGGAGAGTCAATTATGCCCTGTTCAGCAAATACCTGTTTGAAGCGAATCTAAGGGCGGACGCCTCTTCCCGATTCGCAAAAGAAAACAGATGGGGGTATTTTCCCTCATTCTCTGCCGCGTGGCGGCTCAGTGAAGAACCATTCATGAAGAAATGGGAGGTTTTCGATAATTTGAAGTTGAGAGCTTCATGGGGAAAACTGGGCAACCAAAATATTGGCTCTTCCAGTAATAGTGATTATTTTCCCTATCTGACGTTTATCACCCAGAATTACGGCACCAGCTATAATTTCGGGAATCAACTCGCACCGGGTGCCGCTGTAACGGCTTTAGTGGATCAAAATATTACCTGGGAGACAACCACAACCACCGACATCGGAGTTGATATGGGATTTCTCAATAACAGGCTTACCATTGAAAGCGATCTTTTTATCAAGAACACCTCAGGCATTATTGTACAATTACCTATCTCCAGCGTGATGGGGGGATTGACTGCGCCTTTCGAAAATGTGGGCGAAATGTCGAATAAGGGTTTTGAAATTATTGTAGGATGGAATGACAGGATCCCGGAATATGATCTGAGTTATAACATCGGGGCAAACCTGACTTACGTTAAAAACAGGGTCACTAAATTCAGGGAGGGAGCGCCGGATCAGCTGTATCTTATAAGGGAAGGTTTTTCTTATAAAACCTTATACGGATTCATCCAGGAAGGTGTTTATCAATCAGATGAGGAAGCGGCAAGCCATATGAAGAATAATGGCTATATACCCGTTGCCGGGGATTTGAAGTACAAGGACTTTAATAATGATGGCAGACTCGATTACCAGGATAAAAGAGAAATAGGGAATACCATTCCAAAGTTCGTTTATGGAATTTCGGGAAACCTGACATGGAGAAACTTTGATTTGAATTTTCTTTTTTCCGGGATTGCCGGGGTAACCGGCTATTTCCAGAATGCATGGACACAGCCTCTCGGAATTTCGGGTGGAACTGTGACTGAAAGATGGAGAGACGCCTGGACTGAAGAAAATCCGTCCCCGGTTACCCCCCGTATAGTGATCAATGACACATGGAACAGGCAGGAATCCTCATTTTGGACCACTAATATGTCATGGTTTAAGCTGAAGAACTTACAACTTGGATATAACTTGCCCACGCATATCAGTAAGAGGCTTTCCTTGCAAAACCTGTATGTTTATGTAAACGGAACTGACCTGTTTACCCTGGTCAGCAATAAATACGAAGGCTTCGACCCTGAAAGGGACACCTTCACAGATGGATACGGGCATTACCCGATTCCTACAATCTACAGTCTTGGATTAAATATAAATTTTTAA